In Corallococcus soli, the sequence GGCGGGTGGCAGCCCGGTGAAGTGCATGGCCAGCGCCAGCTTCACGCTGTCCCCCGCCGCGGCGAGCAGGGCCCGTGCCTTGACGGGAGACACGTCCGTCAGCTCCGCCACCATGCGCGCCGCGCGGGCCTTGAGCTTCGCGTTCGTGGGGCGCACGTCCACCATGCGCCCCCGGTACACCTTGCCCAGCGACACGAAGGCCGCCGTGGTGAGCGCGTTCAGCACCAGCTTCGTCGCCGTGCCCGCCTTGAGCCGGGTGGAGCCCGCCACCACCTCCGGCCCGGTGCGCGCCAGCACCACCGTGTCCGCCCGCATGGCCTTCCCGGGCGGGTTGCAGCACACCAGCACCGTGTGCGCCCCCAGGCGCCGGGCCTCGTCCAGCGCCCCCCGGACATAGGGGGTGGAAGCGCTCGCGGTGATGCCACACACCACGTCGCGCGCCGTCGCCCGGAAGGCCCGCACCGCCCGGGCTCCCGCCCCGACGTCGTCCTCGGCGCCCTCCACCGCGTGCGTCAGGGCCTGCCTGCCACCGGCGATGGCCGCCTGGACGCAGGTGGCCGGCACGCCGAAGGTGGGAGGACACTCACTGGCATCGAGCACGCCGAGCCGTCCGCTGGTGCCGGCGCCCACGTAGAGCAGCCTGCCACCGACGCGCAACGCTTCCGCCACGGTCCGGGCCGCCGCCGAAAGGGCCGGCAGGGCCTCGCGCACCGAGCGAAGGGCGATCAGGTCTTCTTGATGCAACCGTCGGACGACCGCCTCGACAG encodes:
- the murQ gene encoding N-acetylmuramic acid 6-phosphate etherase; amino-acid sequence: MGTTRAPKAALPPTERLHPRADDLDLLPVEAVVRRLHQEDLIALRSVREALPALSAAARTVAEALRVGGRLLYVGAGTSGRLGVLDASECPPTFGVPATCVQAAIAGGRQALTHAVEGAEDDVGAGARAVRAFRATARDVVCGITASASTPYVRGALDEARRLGAHTVLVCCNPPGKAMRADTVVLARTGPEVVAGSTRLKAGTATKLVLNALTTAAFVSLGKVYRGRMVDVRPTNAKLKARAARMVAELTDVSPVKARALLAAAGDSVKLALAMHFTGLPPAQARRRLEDGGLRALAPPVPRRTAASQKSGKSPRRRRS